A window of the Enterobacteriaceae bacterium 4M9 genome harbors these coding sequences:
- a CDS encoding tetratricopeptide repeat protein, giving the protein MRSTFQQRRFGARHSQDTSRIQDKLNTMATRFRTAMAQEDYAEAARCCEIVLSEMPNNLQVKSDYALCLMRLKDYEKSYKAYRRIYQSPQRDSASETWLDGFTEVCGWLKKDDEVRRYGCESLSQADARFSRTPALALPDGAPKPFDAAHPEKNIISFSLYGAQPRYCETMVKNVDVARELFPHWTCRVYLDDSVPQHVWQRLRARGAQLVDMSAEKTLFPTLWRFSVVSDPAVERYIVRDADSLLSEREQAAVEAWLASPYYFHHMRDYFTHTELLLAGMWGGCGGIVADIDGLMRSFIEQYKGSMRFTDQYFLKSVLWSTVKQSLLSHDEMFGFAAAQPWPAHAAVRWPLDTFHVGSNAGYSGLAGASTLPDGSQQPIILTVDGEECRYQARVEGGQWTLGVPFFIAEGVREGTVATRLVQD; this is encoded by the coding sequence ATGCGTTCTACTTTTCAACAGCGCCGTTTCGGGGCGCGTCATTCGCAAGATACGTCCAGAATTCAGGATAAGCTCAACACCATGGCGACACGTTTTCGTACTGCCATGGCGCAGGAGGATTACGCGGAAGCCGCACGTTGCTGTGAGATAGTGCTTTCTGAAATGCCGAATAATCTTCAGGTGAAAAGCGATTACGCACTCTGCCTGATGCGGTTAAAAGACTATGAAAAGTCCTACAAAGCGTATCGCCGTATTTATCAGTCGCCGCAGCGCGACAGCGCTTCTGAAACCTGGCTGGATGGTTTTACTGAGGTCTGCGGCTGGCTGAAAAAGGACGATGAAGTGCGCCGCTACGGCTGCGAGTCGCTTAGCCAGGCGGATGCCCGCTTTAGCCGCACGCCTGCGTTAGCCTTGCCTGACGGCGCGCCGAAGCCGTTTGATGCCGCGCATCCGGAAAAAAACATTATCTCTTTTAGCCTGTACGGTGCACAGCCGCGCTACTGCGAAACGATGGTGAAAAACGTCGATGTCGCGCGTGAACTATTTCCGCACTGGACCTGCCGCGTTTATCTCGATGACTCCGTGCCACAACATGTCTGGCAGCGTTTACGCGCACGCGGCGCGCAACTGGTCGATATGAGCGCGGAGAAAACCCTTTTCCCAACGCTGTGGCGCTTTAGCGTGGTCAGCGACCCGGCCGTTGAGCGCTACATTGTGCGCGATGCCGACTCGCTGCTGTCCGAGCGCGAGCAGGCGGCGGTCGAGGCGTGGCTGGCATCGCCTTATTATTTCCACCATATGCGCGATTACTTTACCCATACCGAGCTGTTGCTGGCCGGGATGTGGGGCGGCTGTGGCGGCATTGTTGCCGATATCGACGGTCTGATGCGCAGCTTTATCGAGCAGTACAAGGGCAGCATGCGTTTTACCGATCAGTACTTCCTCAAAAGCGTGCTGTGGTCGACGGTAAAACAAAGCCTGCTGAGCCATGACGAGATGTTTGGTTTTGCTGCTGCCCAGCCGTGGCCTGCCCATGCAGCGGTACGCTGGCCGCTGGACACTTTCCATGTTGGCAGCAATGCGGGCTATTCCGGTCTTGCTGGCGCCTCGACGCTGCCGGATGGCAGCCAGCAGCCGATTATTCTGACCGTGGATGGGGAGGAATGTCGTTATCAGGCAAGGGTTGAAGGCGGTCAGTGGACGTTAGGCGTGCCGTTTTTTATTGCTGAAGGCGTGCGTGAAGGCACGGTAGCCACGCGTCTGGTGCAGGACTGA
- the udp gene encoding uridine phosphorylase, protein MSQSDVFHLGLTKNCLQGATLAIVPGDPERVEKIAALMDNPVKLASHREFTTWRAEIDGKAVIVCSTGIGGPSTSIAVEELAQLGIRTFLRVGTTGAIQPHINVGDVLVTTGSVRLDGASLHFAPMEYPAVADFACTTALVEAAKAVGATTHIGITASSDTFYPGQERYDTFSGRVVRRFQGSMEEWQQMGVMNYEMESATLLTMCASQGLRAGMVAGVIVNRTQQEIPDAATMKQTESHAVKIVVEAARRLM, encoded by the coding sequence ATGTCTCAGTCTGATGTCTTTCATCTTGGTCTTACCAAAAACTGCCTGCAGGGCGCGACGCTGGCTATCGTGCCGGGGGATCCTGAGCGGGTGGAGAAGATAGCGGCGCTGATGGATAACCCGGTGAAGCTGGCATCGCACCGTGAATTTACCACCTGGCGTGCCGAGATTGACGGCAAAGCGGTCATTGTGTGTTCTACCGGCATTGGTGGCCCGTCGACGTCCATTGCTGTCGAAGAACTCGCGCAGCTGGGCATTCGCACTTTCCTGCGCGTGGGCACCACCGGGGCGATTCAGCCACATATCAACGTGGGTGATGTGCTGGTGACCACCGGCTCCGTGCGCCTGGACGGTGCCAGCCTGCATTTTGCACCCATGGAATATCCGGCTGTTGCCGATTTTGCCTGCACCACCGCGCTGGTTGAGGCGGCGAAGGCCGTAGGAGCGACCACCCACATTGGTATTACCGCTTCTTCGGATACGTTCTATCCGGGCCAGGAACGCTACGATACCTTCTCAGGTCGCGTTGTGCGCCGCTTCCAGGGGTCAATGGAAGAGTGGCAGCAGATGGGCGTGATGAACTATGAGATGGAGTCCGCTACGCTACTGACCATGTGTGCAAGCCAGGGGCTGCGCGCGGGCATGGTGGCAGGCGTTATCGTTAACCGTACGCAGCAGGAAATTCCTGATGCGGCCACCATGAAGCAGACTGAAAGCCACGCAGTGAAAATCGTGGTGGAGGCTGCACGTCGTCTGATGTAA
- a CDS encoding dienelactone hydrolase family protein yields the protein MTDNTTQNKPGGSFAPAVSPASPTAIHTPDDNLHTGETTVPTRGESMPAYFARPKGETTDLPVVIVVQEIFGVHEHIRDICRRLAQQGYLAVAPELYFRQGDPNDYDDIPTLFNELVMKVPDAQVLADLDHVASWAARHGGNANRLLITGFCWGGRIAWLYAAHNPQLKAAVAWYGRLTGDKSLNSPKHPVDIAIDLSAPMLGLYGAKDTGISLESVDTMRQALRAANAKAEIVVYPDVGHAFNADYRPSYDAEAAQDGWQRMLAWFERYGAGKA from the coding sequence ATGACAGATAACACAACACAAAATAAACCGGGCGGCAGTTTCGCACCGGCTGTATCACCTGCCTCCCCCACTGCCATTCATACCCCGGACGACAACCTGCACACTGGTGAAACCACCGTTCCCACACGCGGCGAAAGCATGCCCGCGTATTTTGCCCGCCCGAAAGGCGAAACCACCGACCTGCCGGTGGTTATCGTGGTGCAGGAGATTTTTGGGGTACATGAACATATTCGCGATATCTGCCGTCGCCTGGCGCAGCAGGGCTATCTGGCTGTCGCGCCGGAACTGTATTTTCGCCAGGGCGACCCGAACGACTATGACGATATCCCCACGCTGTTCAACGAGCTGGTGATGAAGGTGCCGGATGCGCAGGTGCTGGCTGACCTCGATCATGTTGCCAGTTGGGCTGCGCGCCACGGCGGCAACGCCAACCGCCTGCTGATTACCGGTTTCTGCTGGGGCGGGCGCATCGCATGGCTTTATGCCGCCCATAATCCGCAGCTTAAAGCCGCCGTTGCGTGGTATGGCCGCCTGACCGGCGATAAATCGCTGAATTCGCCCAAGCATCCGGTGGATATCGCCATTGATCTCAGCGCGCCCATGCTGGGCCTGTACGGCGCAAAAGACACCGGGATATCGCTTGAATCGGTCGATACCATGCGCCAGGCGCTACGCGCGGCCAATGCAAAAGCGGAGATTGTGGTCTATCCCGATGTGGGTCATGCGTTCAACGCCGACTATCGCCCGAGCTACGATGCCGAAGCGGCACAGGATGGCTGGCAGCGCATGCTGGCGTGGTTTGAGCGCTACGGTGCCGGTAAAGCATAA
- the metE gene encoding 5-methyltetrahydropteroyltriglutamate--homocysteine S-methyltransferase, translated as MTIRNHTLGFPRVGLRRELKKAQESYWAGNSSREELLAVGRELRARHWQQQKDAGIDLLPVGDFAWYDHVLTTSLLLGNVPVRHQNKDGAVDIDTLFRIGRGRAPSGEPAAAAEMTKWFNTNYHYMVPEFTKGQQFALTWTQLLDEVDEALALGHNVKPVLLGPVTYLWLGKVKGEAFDRLSLLNDILPVYQQVLAELAKRGVEWVQIDEPALVLELPQAWLDAFKPAYAALTGKVKLLLTTYFEGVTQNLDTITALPVQGLHVDLVHGHDDVNELHRRLPADWLLSAGLINGRNVWRADLTEKYAQVNALVGKRALWVGSSCSLLHSPIDLSVETRLDAEVKSWFAFALQKCEELALLRDALNSGDSAKISAWSAPIQVRRNSSRVHNPAVEKRLAAITARDSQRANPYPVRAEAQRARFKLPDWPTTTIGSFPQTTEIRGLRLDFKKGNLDANHYRTGIAEHIKQAVQEQERLGLDVLVHGEAERNDMVEYFGEHLDGFVFTQNGWVQSYGSRCVKPPVVIGDVSRPQPITVEWAKYAQSLTDKPVKGMLTGPVTILCWSFPREDVSRETIAKQIALALRDEVADLEAAGIGIIQIDEPALREGLPLKRSDWEAYLSWAVDAFRLNAAVARNETQIHTHMCYCEFNDIMDSIAALDADVITIETSRSDMELLESFEEFDYPNEIGPGVYDIHSPNVPSVEWIEALLKKAAQRIPAERLWVNPDCGLKTRGWPETRAALANMVQAAQNLRGA; from the coding sequence ATGACTATTCGCAACCATACTCTCGGTTTCCCTCGCGTCGGTTTGCGCCGCGAACTGAAAAAAGCGCAGGAAAGCTACTGGGCGGGCAACAGCTCGCGTGAAGAACTGCTGGCCGTTGGCCGCGAGTTGCGCGCTCGCCACTGGCAGCAGCAGAAAGACGCGGGTATTGACCTGCTGCCGGTTGGCGACTTCGCCTGGTACGATCATGTGCTCACCACCAGCCTGCTGCTGGGTAACGTGCCTGTGCGCCACCAGAACAAAGACGGCGCTGTGGATATCGACACGCTGTTTCGCATCGGCCGCGGTCGCGCGCCGAGCGGTGAGCCTGCGGCGGCGGCAGAAATGACCAAATGGTTTAACACCAATTATCACTACATGGTGCCAGAATTTACCAAAGGCCAGCAGTTCGCCCTGACCTGGACACAATTGCTTGATGAGGTGGATGAAGCGCTCGCACTGGGCCATAACGTGAAGCCGGTGCTGCTGGGACCGGTCACCTACCTGTGGCTGGGCAAAGTGAAGGGCGAAGCGTTTGACCGTCTGTCGCTGCTTAACGATATCCTGCCGGTGTACCAGCAGGTGCTGGCAGAACTGGCAAAACGCGGTGTGGAGTGGGTGCAAATTGACGAACCGGCGCTGGTGCTGGAACTGCCGCAGGCGTGGCTGGATGCGTTTAAACCGGCTTACGCCGCGCTGACGGGTAAGGTTAAGCTGCTGCTGACCACCTACTTTGAAGGCGTCACACAAAATCTCGATACCATTACTGCACTGCCGGTGCAGGGGCTGCACGTAGACCTGGTGCACGGCCACGATGACGTGAACGAACTGCATCGCCGCCTGCCTGCCGACTGGCTGCTCTCCGCAGGGCTGATCAACGGACGCAACGTCTGGCGTGCCGATCTGACAGAAAAATACGCGCAGGTTAACGCGCTGGTGGGCAAACGCGCGCTTTGGGTGGGGTCTTCCTGCTCGCTGCTGCACAGCCCAATCGACCTGAGCGTGGAAACGCGTCTGGATGCTGAAGTGAAAAGCTGGTTTGCCTTTGCGCTGCAAAAATGTGAGGAACTGGCGCTGCTGCGCGATGCGCTCAACAGCGGCGATAGCGCAAAAATCAGCGCGTGGAGCGCGCCGATTCAGGTCCGCCGCAATTCCAGCCGCGTGCACAACCCGGCGGTGGAAAAACGACTGGCGGCTATCACCGCCCGCGACAGCCAGCGCGCGAATCCGTACCCGGTACGCGCCGAAGCCCAGCGTGCACGCTTCAAACTGCCGGACTGGCCGACGACGACCATTGGCTCTTTCCCGCAAACCACCGAAATTCGCGGCCTGCGCCTCGACTTCAAAAAAGGCAACCTGGATGCCAACCACTACCGTACCGGCATCGCAGAGCATATCAAACAGGCGGTGCAGGAGCAGGAGCGCCTGGGGCTGGACGTGCTGGTCCACGGCGAAGCCGAGCGTAACGACATGGTGGAATACTTTGGTGAGCACCTGGACGGCTTTGTCTTCACCCAGAACGGCTGGGTGCAGAGCTACGGTTCGCGCTGCGTGAAGCCGCCGGTGGTGATTGGCGATGTGAGCCGCCCGCAGCCCATTACCGTGGAGTGGGCAAAATACGCACAGTCGCTGACCGATAAGCCGGTGAAAGGCATGCTGACCGGGCCAGTAACGATTCTGTGCTGGTCGTTCCCGCGTGAAGACGTGAGCCGTGAAACCATCGCTAAACAGATTGCACTGGCGCTGCGTGACGAAGTTGCAGACCTGGAAGCCGCCGGTATTGGCATTATCCAGATTGATGAACCGGCTCTGCGTGAAGGGTTGCCGCTCAAGCGCAGTGACTGGGAGGCGTATCTGAGCTGGGCGGTGGACGCGTTTCGCCTGAATGCGGCGGTGGCTCGCAACGAAACCCAGATTCACACCCACATGTGTTACTGCGAGTTCAACGACATCATGGACTCCATCGCCGCGCTGGATGCCGACGTGATAACCATCGAAACCTCTCGCTCGGATATGGAACTGCTGGAGTCGTTTGAAGAGTTCGACTATCCGAACGAAATTGGGCCGGGCGTGTATGACATCCACTCGCCAAACGTGCCGAGTGTGGAGTGGATTGAGGCGCTACTGAAAAAAGCGGCGCAGCGCATCCCGGCAGAGCGCCTGTGGGTGAACCCGGACTGCGGCCTTAAAACCCGCGGCTGGCCGGAAACCCGTGCAGCACTCGCCAACATGGTGCAGGCCGCGCAAAATCTGCGTGGTGCGTAA
- the metR gene encoding HTH-type transcriptional regulator MetR, which yields MIEIKHLRTLQALRSSGSLAGAAAVLHQTQSALSHQFSDLEQRLGFRLFVRKSQPLRFTAQGEILLRLAEQVLPLISRALQSCNEPQQTRLRLAIECHSCIQWLTPALEQFRKLWPQVEMDFHSGVTFDPQPALQQDELDIVLTSDILPRSGLHYSPMFDYEVRLVLASDHPLASKALIQPEDLANETLLIYPVQRSRLDIWRHFLQPAGVSPALKSVDNTLLLIQMVSARMGIAALPHWVVESFERQGLVVTKTLGEGLWSRLYAAVRDGEQRQPVTEAFIRSARNHACENLPFVRSAERPSADAPTAKPVSPLHP from the coding sequence ATGATTGAGATAAAACATCTGCGAACCTTGCAGGCGCTGCGCAGTAGCGGGTCGCTGGCGGGGGCGGCGGCGGTGCTGCATCAGACGCAGTCGGCGCTGTCGCATCAGTTCAGCGACCTGGAACAGCGCCTCGGCTTCCGGTTATTTGTGCGTAAAAGCCAGCCGCTGCGCTTTACGGCCCAGGGCGAGATTCTGCTGCGCCTGGCAGAGCAGGTCCTACCGCTAATCAGCCGTGCGCTACAGTCCTGCAACGAACCGCAGCAAACCCGGCTGCGCCTGGCCATTGAGTGCCATAGCTGCATTCAGTGGCTGACGCCTGCGCTTGAGCAGTTCCGCAAACTGTGGCCACAGGTAGAAATGGATTTTCATTCTGGGGTGACTTTCGATCCGCAGCCTGCCCTGCAACAGGACGAACTGGATATTGTGTTAACGTCTGACATCCTGCCGCGCAGCGGCCTGCACTATTCGCCGATGTTCGATTATGAAGTGCGCCTCGTGCTGGCAAGCGATCATCCGCTGGCGAGCAAAGCCCTCATCCAGCCGGAAGATCTGGCAAACGAGACGTTACTGATTTACCCCGTGCAGCGCAGCCGTCTTGATATCTGGCGTCACTTCCTGCAACCGGCTGGAGTCAGCCCGGCACTCAAAAGTGTGGATAACACGCTACTGCTGATTCAGATGGTGTCGGCGCGCATGGGCATCGCCGCGCTGCCGCATTGGGTGGTGGAGAGCTTTGAGCGCCAGGGTCTGGTGGTTACCAAAACCCTGGGCGAAGGACTGTGGAGCCGGCTATACGCCGCCGTGCGCGACGGCGAGCAGCGCCAGCCAGTGACGGAGGCGTTTATTCGTTCGGCGCGCAATCACGCCTGTGAGAATCTGCCGTTTGTGCGCAGCGCGGAGCGACCCAGCGCCGATGCACCCACAGCGAAGCCAGTATCACCGCTCCACCCATGA
- a CDS encoding DMT family transporter, which yields MALLIITTILWAFSFSLIGEYLAGHVDSYFSVLMRVGLAALVFLPFLRVRGYPLKTLVMYMLVGALQLGIMYLLSFQAYLYLSVSEFLLFTVLTPLYITLIYDLMSGRRLRWSYALSALLAVLGAAIIRYDRISDHFWTGLLLVQLANISFAIGMVGYKRLMEVSPMPQHCAFSWFYLGAFLVALVAWFALGNPQKLPSTGLQWGILVWLGVVASGLGYFMWNYGATQVDAGTLGIMNNMHVPAGLLVNLAIWQQQPHWPSFLMGGAVILASLWVHRRWVAPRCAQTADSHRRDCAPNE from the coding sequence GTGGCACTACTTATCATTACCACTATTCTGTGGGCGTTTTCCTTTAGCCTGATTGGCGAATATCTGGCGGGCCACGTGGACAGCTATTTCTCCGTGCTGATGCGCGTGGGGCTGGCGGCGCTGGTGTTTTTGCCGTTTCTGCGCGTGCGCGGCTATCCGCTTAAAACGCTGGTGATGTACATGCTGGTGGGCGCGCTACAGCTGGGCATTATGTATTTGCTGAGCTTTCAGGCTTATCTCTATCTTTCTGTATCTGAGTTCCTGCTCTTTACCGTGCTCACGCCGCTGTACATCACGCTTATCTATGACCTGATGAGCGGGCGCAGGCTGCGCTGGAGCTATGCGTTGAGTGCGCTGCTGGCGGTGCTGGGTGCGGCCATCATTCGTTACGACCGTATCAGCGATCATTTCTGGACCGGCCTGCTGCTGGTGCAGCTTGCTAATATCAGTTTTGCTATCGGTATGGTGGGCTATAAGCGGTTGATGGAAGTCAGCCCTATGCCGCAACACTGCGCCTTTTCCTGGTTCTATCTGGGGGCATTTCTTGTGGCGCTGGTTGCATGGTTTGCGCTGGGCAATCCGCAGAAATTACCGAGTACCGGCTTGCAGTGGGGCATTCTGGTATGGCTGGGTGTGGTCGCGTCCGGGCTTGGGTATTTTATGTGGAACTACGGTGCAACTCAGGTGGATGCCGGCACGCTTGGCATCATGAATAACATGCATGTCCCGGCGGGGCTGCTGGTCAATCTCGCCATCTGGCAGCAGCAGCCCCACTGGCCGAGTTTTCTCATGGGTGGAGCGGTGATACTGGCTTCGCTGTGGGTGCATCGGCGCTGGGTCGCTCCGCGCTGCGCACAAACGGCAGATTCTCACAGGCGTGATTGCGCGCCGAACGAATAA
- the yigL gene encoding sugar/pyridoxal phosphate phosphatase YigL yields MYQVVASDLDGTLLSPAHVLTPYAKETLKLLIERDVHFVFATGRHHIDVAQIRDSLGIRAYMITSNGARVHDTDGNLVFTHDLDRDIAADLYGVVRDDAHIITNVYRGDDWFMSRHRPEMMEYFQEGEFSYQLFEPGLLETDGVSKVFFTCDDHDKLLPLEQAINARWGDRVNVSFSTVTCLEVMAGGVSKGHALEAVAKAMGYGLKECISFGDGMNDKEMLSMAGKGCIMGNAHQRLKDLLPELEVIGTNADDAVPHYLRRLFLNAE; encoded by the coding sequence ATGTACCAGGTTGTTGCATCTGATTTAGACGGCACGCTGCTGTCGCCTGCCCATGTCCTTACGCCTTACGCAAAAGAAACCCTGAAATTACTGATCGAGCGCGACGTGCATTTTGTCTTCGCCACCGGTCGTCATCACATTGATGTGGCCCAGATTCGCGACAGCCTGGGAATCCGCGCCTACATGATTACCTCCAACGGTGCGCGCGTGCACGACACCGATGGCAACCTGGTGTTTACCCACGATCTGGACCGCGACATTGCCGCCGACTTATATGGCGTGGTGCGCGACGATGCCCATATCATCACCAACGTTTATCGCGGCGACGACTGGTTTATGAGCCGCCATCGCCCGGAAATGATGGAGTATTTTCAGGAAGGTGAGTTCAGCTATCAGCTGTTTGAGCCAGGTTTGCTCGAAACCGACGGCGTCAGCAAAGTGTTTTTTACCTGCGACGATCACGACAAACTGCTGCCGCTGGAGCAGGCCATTAACGCACGCTGGGGCGACCGGGTGAACGTCAGTTTTTCAACCGTGACCTGCCTTGAAGTGATGGCGGGCGGCGTTTCCAAAGGCCATGCGCTGGAGGCGGTGGCTAAAGCAATGGGCTATGGCCTTAAAGAGTGCATTTCGTTTGGCGACGGCATGAATGACAAAGAGATGCTGTCGATGGCAGGTAAGGGCTGCATCATGGGCAACGCCCATCAGCGCCTGAAAGATTTACTGCCGGAGCTGGAAGTGATTGGTACTAACGCTGATGATGCTGTGCCGCATTACCTGCGCCGCTTGTTTCTGAACGCGGAGTAA